A window of the Alnus glutinosa chromosome 4, dhAlnGlut1.1, whole genome shotgun sequence genome harbors these coding sequences:
- the LOC133865420 gene encoding CASP-like protein 4D1, whose protein sequence is MKKNDAIVATSSLVLRILTLASLLASIALLVTDKITFIDGSKVTFKDIFAYRYVLSIASIGACYKLLQLPFDIYYATKGERLNGCFLDFDFYGDKLISLLLATAVGAGFAVSVEFNRMVDGLVGDFFDKGNIATFVLLVGTICMAVVSVLSSISRTK, encoded by the exons ATGAAGAAGAACGACGCTATTGTAGCAACCTCGTCGCTGGTATTAAGGATCCTCACTCTAGCGTCATTACTTGCTTCTATAGCTTTACTAGTTACAGACAAAATCACCTTCATTGATGGTTCCAAAGTAACCTTCAAGGATATCTTCGCGTACAG GTACGTGCTTTCCATTGCATCGATAGGTGCATGCTACAAGCTATTGCAGTTACCTTTTGATATTTACTATGCAACCAAAGGAGAGAGGTTAAACGGATGCTTCCTAGATTTCGACTTCTACGGAGACAAG CTCATCAGCTTGCTCCTAGCCACGGCTGTTGGTGCTGGTTTTGCCGTCTCGGTTGAGTTCAACAGAATGGTGGACGGTCTCGTTGGCGATTTCTTTGATAAAGGGAATATTGCAACCTTTGTTCTGTTGGTCGGAACTATCTGCATGGCTGTAGTTTCGGTGCTTTCATCCATCAGTCGAACCAAGTAG
- the LOC133867215 gene encoding annexin D5-like: protein MSTLSFPPVPTSPRDDAVALYRAFKGLGCDTAAVVSILAHRDATQRALIQQEYRTMYSDDLIKRLTSELHGKLETAVLLWMHDPAGRDAIIPRQALTGTKNLEAATEVLCSRTPSQIQSFKQIYHSKFGVPLEHDIERNTSGDHKMLLLAYVSTPRYEGLEVDRAMTEKDAKSLFKAGEKKLGTDEKTFIRIFSERSRAQLAAITSAYHHMYGSSLKKAVKSETSGNFEYALLTILRCAENPAKYFAKVLHKAMMGAGTNDTTLIRVIVTRTEIDMQYIKGEYLKKYRKALNDEVHSETSGHYRTFLLSLIGPNH from the exons ggTTAGGGTGCGATACTGCAGCAGTGGTCAGCATTCTTGCCCATCGGGATGCAACACAGCGTGCTCTCATCCAACAAGAATATAGAACAATGTATTCTGATGACCTTATTAAACGCTTGACTTCAGAGCTTCATGGAAAACTAGAG ACAGCAGTTCTGCTCTGGATGCATGATCCAGCAGGACGAGATGCAATAATTCCCAGGCAGGCATTAACAGGGACAAAGAATTTAGAAGCTGCCACTGAAGTATTATGTTCTCGTACCCCATCTCAGATACAAAGttttaaacaaatatatcaTTCAAAATTTGGAGTTCCCCTTGAACATGACATTGAAAGAAACACCTCTGGAGATCATAAAATG CTCTTGCTTGCATATGTAAGCACACCTCGTTATGAAGGTCTGGAAGTTGACAGAGCGATGACTGAGAAAGATGCAAAGTCTCTTTTTAAAGCAGGGGAGAAGAAATTGGGAACTGATGAGAAGACCTTTATCCGCATATTCAGTGAGCGAAGCAGGGCGCAATTGGCTGCTATTACTTCTGCTTACCATCACATGTATGGAAGTTCACTGAAAAAG GCAGTGAAGAGTGAAACATCGGGTAATTTTGAATATGCTCTCTTGACAATTTTACGCTGTGCAGAGAATCCTGCAAAGTACTTTGCAAAG GTGTTGCATAAAGCTATGATGGGTGCAGGAACTAATGACACCACCCTTATAAGGGTAATTGTGACCAGGACTGAGATCGATATGCAGTATATAAAAGGTGAATACCTGAAGAAATACAGGAAGGCATTGAATGATGAAGTCCACTCAGAAACATCAGGTCATTACAGGacttttcttctttcccttaTAGGTCCCAACCATTAG